Proteins from one Chelonia mydas isolate rCheMyd1 chromosome 14, rCheMyd1.pri.v2, whole genome shotgun sequence genomic window:
- the LOC119567496 gene encoding zinc finger protein 629 encodes MPPKRSRGNGSQGLNQKKSLKNQRKSDKLQKSSLVQREGKSGIRGRAVRKSKDTIVCQRAYAGERPNICIECGKSFTQNSDLMNHQRTHTGEKPYKCIDCGKSFSVSSNLSRHQRTHTGVKPYPCTDCGKSFTDKSTLTQHQRVHTGEKPYKCIDCGKSFSRSSHHKRHLRSPPGKRQDKCIHWESATIGKVKETKVSKKKTPTIEIPNTCAECWQSFSQNSDLVKHMRIHTGEKPYECPDCGKRFNVSSNLIRHQRIHTGEKPYTCSDCGKSFTDKSTLTQHHRIHTGEKPYICTYCGKSFSRSSHHKRHERTHTGENPVSFLPLWPYPTQTY; translated from the coding sequence ATGCCTCCGAAGCGATCCAGAGGAAATGGTTCACAGGGACTGAACCAGAAAAAGTCCCTCAAGAATCAGAGGAAGTCGGACAAGCTACAGAAGAGCTctcttgtgcagagagagggtaAATCAGGCATCCGCGGGAGAGCTGTGAGGAAGAGCAAAGACACCATCGTCTGCCAGAGAGCATATGCAGGGGAGAGGCCCAACATCTGCatcgagtgtgggaaaagcttcacccAGAACTCAGACCTTATGAaccatcagagaacccacacgggggagaaaccctataaatgcatcgactgcgggaagagcttcagcgTCAGCTCAAACCTGAGTCGacaccagagaacccacacgggGGTGAAGCCCTATCCCTGCACTGattgcgggaaaagcttcacagACAAGTCCACCCTGACCCAGCACCAACGCGTCCATACGGGTGAGAAGCCTTATAAATGCATcgactgtgggaagagcttcagccgCAGCTCCCACCACAAGAGGCATCTGAGGAGCCCTccagggaagagacaggacaaATGCATACACTGGGAAAGTGCCACTATTGGGAAGGTGAAAGAAACTAAAGTGTCTAAGAAGAAAACCCCGACCATCGAGATCCCCAACACGTGTGCCGAGTGCTGGCAAAGCTTCAGCCAGAACTCGGACCTGGTCAAACACatgaggatccacacaggagaaaaacCCTACGAGTGTCCTGACTGCGGAAAAAGATTCAATGTCAGCTCAAACCTGATCCGACACCAGaggatccacacgggagagaagcCCTACACGTGCTCTgactgcgggaaaagcttcactgaCAAATCCACTCTGACCCAGCACCAccggatccacacaggagagaaaccctacataTGCACTtactgcgggaaaagcttcagccgCAGTTCCCACCACAAGAGACATGAGCGAACCCACACCGGGGAGAATCCTGTGTCCTTTCTGCCCTTGTGGCCCTACCCCACCCAGACATACTGA